The following are encoded in a window of Streptococcus pasteurianus genomic DNA:
- the rpmB gene encoding 50S ribosomal protein L28: MAKVCYFTDRKTVSGNNRSHAMNKTKRAVKPNLQKVTILVNGKPKKVWASARALKSGKVERV, translated from the coding sequence ATGGCTAAGGTTTGTTATTTCACAGATCGTAAGACTGTATCAGGAAACAACCGTTCACACGCAATGAACAAAACAAAACGTGCAGTTAAACCAAATCTTCAAAAAGTTACTATTCTTGTTAATGGAAAACCTAAAAAAGTTTGGGCATCAGCTCGTGCGCTTAAATCTGGTAAAGTAGAACGCGTATAA
- a CDS encoding Asp23/Gls24 family envelope stress response protein, with protein MTVKINTKDGQIELSDDVIATVVGGSATEIFGVVGMASKSALKDNFQALLRKENYAKGVVVKSTESGISVDVYTVMSYGVKISEVSKNIQERVKFNLENQLGLSADMVNVYVQNIKVVGED; from the coding sequence ATGACTGTGAAAATTAATACAAAAGATGGCCAAATTGAGTTATCTGACGACGTTATTGCAACTGTTGTTGGAGGTTCCGCAACAGAAATTTTTGGTGTTGTTGGTATGGCAAGTAAAAGTGCTCTTAAGGATAATTTTCAAGCGCTTCTGCGTAAAGAAAACTACGCAAAAGGTGTTGTTGTCAAATCAACAGAAAGTGGTATTTCAGTCGATGTTTACACTGTAATGTCGTATGGTGTAAAGATTTCTGAGGTGTCAAAAAACATTCAGGAACGTGTCAAGTTCAACCTTGAAAACCAACTTGGCCTTTCAGCAGATATGGTGAATGTTTACGTACAAAATATTAAAGTTGTAGGAGAAGATTAG
- a CDS encoding DAK2 domain-containing protein: MSNITTSLFQEMVQAASTRLGNQAEYVNSLNVFPVPDGDTGTNMGMTIENGAKEVADKPASTVGEVGQILSKGLLMGARGNSGVITSQLFRGFGQAIKDKEELTGQDLAHAFQSGVEVAYKAVMKPVEGTILTVSRGAATAALKKAEETDDAVEVMRAALDGAKRALAKTPEMLPVLKEVGVVDSGGQGLVFIYEGFLAALTGEYIASEDFKATPAVMTEMINAEHHKSVAEHVATEDIKYGYCTEIMVALKQGPTYVKEFNYEEFQGYLSGLGDSLILVNDDEIAKVHVHTEDPGLVLQEGLKYGALKKVKVDNMRNQHDAVLEKDQAVAISQEEKDFAIVAVCAGDGLADIFKSQGVDYVISGGQTMNPSTEDIVKAIDAVNAKNVIILPNNKNIFMAAQSAAEVSEVPAAVVETRTVPQGFASLLAFNPAQSLEENVEAMTASLSDVVSGSVTLAVRDTSIDGLEIHKDDNLGMVDGKIVVSNPDMTTTLKEIFAKMIDEDSEIITIYVGEEGNKELAEEISEYLESTYEDVEVEIHDGKQPVYPYLMSVE; this comes from the coding sequence GTGTCAAATATTACAACCAGTTTATTCCAAGAAATGGTTCAAGCTGCTAGCACACGTCTTGGAAATCAAGCAGAATATGTAAACTCCCTTAATGTTTTCCCTGTCCCAGACGGTGATACAGGAACAAATATGGGAATGACAATTGAAAATGGTGCCAAAGAAGTTGCAGATAAGCCTGCAAGTACTGTTGGAGAAGTTGGACAAATTCTATCAAAAGGTCTTTTGATGGGAGCACGTGGTAATTCAGGTGTTATCACATCTCAATTATTCCGTGGTTTCGGTCAAGCAATCAAAGATAAAGAAGAGTTAACTGGTCAAGATTTAGCTCATGCTTTCCAATCAGGTGTAGAGGTAGCTTATAAAGCTGTTATGAAACCTGTTGAAGGTACTATTTTAACTGTTTCTCGTGGAGCAGCAACTGCCGCTCTTAAGAAAGCAGAAGAAACTGACGATGCTGTTGAAGTAATGCGTGCTGCACTTGATGGTGCTAAACGTGCTTTGGCTAAAACACCAGAAATGCTTCCTGTTTTGAAAGAAGTTGGTGTTGTCGACTCAGGTGGCCAAGGTTTAGTCTTTATTTATGAAGGATTTTTAGCTGCTTTGACTGGTGAGTACATCGCTTCTGAAGATTTCAAAGCAACTCCAGCGGTAATGACTGAAATGATTAACGCTGAACACCACAAATCAGTAGCTGAACACGTTGCAACTGAAGACATTAAATACGGTTATTGTACTGAAATCATGGTTGCACTTAAACAAGGTCCTACTTATGTTAAAGAATTTAACTATGAAGAGTTCCAAGGTTATTTGAGTGGTTTAGGTGACTCACTTATCCTTGTTAACGACGATGAAATTGCTAAAGTTCACGTCCATACTGAAGATCCAGGTCTTGTTCTTCAAGAAGGGCTTAAATATGGTGCGCTTAAAAAAGTTAAAGTTGATAACATGCGTAACCAACACGACGCTGTTCTTGAAAAAGACCAAGCAGTAGCTATTAGCCAAGAAGAAAAAGACTTTGCTATTGTTGCAGTATGTGCTGGTGACGGTTTAGCTGATATCTTCAAATCACAAGGCGTTGACTACGTTATTTCTGGCGGTCAAACAATGAACCCGTCTACAGAAGATATTGTTAAAGCGATTGATGCTGTTAATGCTAAAAATGTTATTATCTTGCCAAATAATAAAAATATTTTCATGGCTGCACAATCAGCAGCAGAAGTATCTGAAGTGCCAGCGGCAGTTGTTGAAACACGCACTGTACCTCAAGGGTTTGCAAGCTTGTTAGCTTTTAACCCAGCACAATCATTGGAAGAGAACGTTGAAGCAATGACAGCCAGCCTTTCTGATGTTGTTAGCGGTAGTGTGACACTTGCTGTTCGCGATACTTCTATCGATGGTCTTGAAATCCACAAAGATGACAACCTTGGTATGGTTGATGGTAAAATCGTGGTTTCAAATCCAGATATGACAACTACATTGAAAGAAATATTTGCTAAAATGATTGACGAAGATAGTGAAATCATCACTATCTATGTTGGTGAAGAAGGAAATAAAGAATTAGCAGAAGAAATTTCTGAATATCTTGAATCAACTTACGAAGATGTTGAAGTTGAAATTCATGATGGTAAACAACCAGTTTATCCATACTTGATGAGTGTTGAATAA
- the ilvD gene encoding dihydroxy-acid dehydratase, with product MRSDMIKVGVDKAPARGLLYATGQVKSAKDMQKPFIAICNSYIDIVPGHVHLRELADVAKEAIREMGGIPFEFNTIGVDDGIAMGHIGMRYSLPSREIIADAAETVINAHWFDGVFYIPNCDKITPGMILAALRTNVPAVFCSGGPMKGGIDMTGHQATLSSLFEAVGTYQAGDMSKTELDYLEQNACPTCGSCAGMFTANSMNSLMEVLGLALPGNGTVLAVSDKRRELVRQAAKYLMDNVKNNLRPRDIITKEAIDDAFALDMAMGGSTNTVLHTLAIAREAGIEYNLKDINEIAKKTPYLSKIAPSSVYTMHDVQEAGGISAIINQLIKKGTIKGDRITVTGKTLKENVAGAEIKNEEIIHPLESPISPVGGLSILYGNIAQDGAVIKVGGVDSSVKTFRGKAICCDSQDEALELIDNGTVKKGHVVVIRYEGPQGGPGMPEMLAPTSKIVGRGLGKDVALITDGRFSGATRGIAIGHVSPEAAEGGNIALIEDGDEIYIDLTNRTIDLIVDDATLAERRKHLKPFKSKISSGWLRRYTAFASSANFGGSMMTQEEFEERKAERESQDKE from the coding sequence ATGAGAAGTGACATGATTAAGGTAGGTGTGGATAAAGCACCAGCCCGTGGTCTTCTTTATGCAACCGGGCAAGTAAAATCTGCTAAAGACATGCAAAAACCATTTATCGCAATTTGTAATTCTTACATTGATATTGTTCCTGGACATGTTCATTTGCGTGAGTTGGCAGATGTCGCGAAGGAAGCTATCCGTGAAATGGGTGGTATCCCTTTTGAATTCAATACCATTGGGGTAGACGACGGAATTGCTATGGGGCATATTGGGATGCGTTATAGCCTTCCATCTCGTGAAATCATTGCGGATGCTGCTGAAACAGTCATTAATGCGCACTGGTTTGACGGTGTTTTCTATATTCCTAACTGTGACAAAATTACACCAGGTATGATTTTAGCTGCGCTTCGTACCAATGTTCCTGCAGTCTTTTGTTCAGGTGGTCCGATGAAGGGCGGTATTGATATGACAGGTCACCAAGCGACTTTGTCAAGTCTTTTTGAAGCGGTCGGAACATATCAAGCTGGCGATATGTCAAAAACAGAATTAGATTATCTAGAACAAAATGCTTGCCCAACTTGTGGTTCTTGTGCGGGAATGTTCACAGCTAATTCGATGAACTCTCTTATGGAAGTGCTTGGTCTTGCTCTTCCTGGAAACGGTACGGTTCTTGCTGTTTCTGACAAACGTCGTGAATTGGTACGCCAAGCAGCAAAATATTTGATGGACAATGTCAAAAATAATTTGCGTCCACGTGATATTATCACAAAAGAAGCTATTGATGATGCTTTTGCCCTTGATATGGCTATGGGTGGTTCAACCAATACGGTTCTTCATACCCTTGCGATTGCGCGTGAAGCAGGTATTGAGTACAATCTAAAAGATATTAATGAAATTGCTAAGAAAACGCCATACCTGTCTAAAATTGCACCATCAAGCGTTTATACCATGCATGATGTTCAAGAAGCTGGCGGTATTTCAGCGATTATCAATCAATTGATTAAAAAAGGAACGATTAAGGGTGATCGCATTACAGTTACAGGTAAAACATTGAAGGAAAATGTAGCTGGCGCAGAAATCAAAAATGAGGAAATCATTCACCCACTTGAAAGTCCAATTTCACCAGTAGGTGGTTTGTCAATTCTTTATGGAAACATTGCCCAAGATGGCGCTGTTATCAAGGTCGGTGGGGTTGATTCATCTGTTAAAACCTTCCGTGGTAAGGCTATCTGTTGTGATTCACAGGATGAAGCCCTTGAATTAATTGATAATGGAACGGTTAAAAAGGGTCACGTTGTCGTTATTCGTTACGAAGGACCTCAAGGTGGTCCAGGTATGCCAGAAATGCTCGCGCCAACCTCTAAAATCGTCGGACGTGGACTTGGTAAAGATGTAGCATTGATTACAGACGGTCGTTTCTCTGGGGCAACACGTGGTATTGCGATTGGTCACGTTTCACCAGAAGCGGCAGAAGGTGGTAATATCGCCCTTATCGAAGACGGTGATGAAATCTATATTGATTTGACTAATCGTACAATTGACTTGATTGTTGATGATGCAACACTAGCAGAACGTCGTAAACACTTAAAACCATTCAAATCAAAAATTTCAAGCGGTTGGTTACGTCGTTACACGGCTTTCGCCTCATCTGCGAATTTTGGCGGTTCAATGATGACCCAAGAAGAATTTGAAGAACGTAAAGCTGAACGTGAAAGTCAGGATAAAGAATAA
- a CDS encoding acetolactate synthase large subunit, whose amino-acid sequence MKQIRLKESKNGSELLLETLASLGIDTIFGYPGGAVLPLYDAIYNFDGIRHILARHEQGALHEAEGYAKSTGKLGVAIVTSGPGATNAITGIADGMSDSVPMLVFTGQVGMSGIGKDAFQEADIIGITMPITKYNYQIRDVADVPRIITEAVHIATTGRTGPVVIDLPKDVSETKTSFYHDPTVNLPSYQPTVEPNALQVKKILTQLKKAKRPLIIAGGGVNYAGASQELIAFAERYNIPVVSTLLSLGAIPIDHPLSLGMGGMHGSYASNMALTQCDFMINFGCRFADRLTGNPKTFAKKAVVAHVDIDPAEIGKVVKTQIPIVGDAKRALEILLEADGVKTRHDDWTESVLANKAKAPFSYDFDETIIKPQHAIAAIGKITNGDAIVVTDVGQHQMWAAQFYPYKNARQLITSGGLGTMGFGIPAAIGAKLANPDKEVIVFVGDGGFQMTNQELALLNGYGVPIKVVLINNHSLGMVRQWQESFYDEHRSESTFDDEPNFQLMAEAYGIAHYKFTDPNTLEEDLKVITENKPMLVEVAISNREHVYPMVPTGKSNSEMLGVKFNA is encoded by the coding sequence GTGAAACAGATTAGATTAAAAGAATCCAAAAACGGATCAGAATTGCTATTGGAAACCTTAGCTAGTCTGGGAATAGATACAATTTTTGGCTATCCTGGTGGAGCTGTTTTACCGCTTTATGACGCTATATATAATTTTGATGGTATTCGCCATATTTTGGCACGTCATGAGCAAGGAGCCCTCCACGAAGCAGAAGGATATGCTAAATCAACAGGAAAACTTGGGGTTGCCATTGTGACCAGTGGTCCAGGTGCAACTAACGCCATTACTGGTATTGCTGACGGGATGAGTGACAGTGTTCCAATGCTTGTCTTTACTGGACAAGTTGGAATGTCAGGTATTGGGAAAGATGCTTTTCAGGAAGCTGATATTATCGGTATCACAATGCCAATTACAAAATACAACTATCAAATTCGTGATGTTGCTGATGTGCCTCGTATTATAACAGAAGCCGTTCATATCGCAACAACAGGGCGTACAGGTCCAGTTGTTATTGATTTGCCAAAAGATGTTTCAGAGACGAAAACAAGCTTTTATCATGACCCAACAGTTAATCTTCCTAGCTATCAGCCGACGGTTGAACCCAATGCACTTCAAGTGAAGAAAATTTTAACTCAATTGAAAAAGGCTAAAAGACCATTGATTATTGCTGGTGGCGGCGTTAACTATGCAGGGGCTTCGCAAGAATTAATTGCCTTTGCCGAACGTTACAATATTCCAGTTGTCTCTACGTTATTAAGTTTGGGAGCTATACCAATTGATCATCCCTTATCTTTGGGTATGGGAGGAATGCATGGTTCATACGCGTCTAATATGGCGTTAACGCAGTGTGATTTTATGATTAACTTTGGTTGCCGTTTTGCGGACCGCTTAACAGGAAATCCAAAGACATTTGCGAAAAAAGCAGTTGTAGCTCACGTTGATATTGACCCTGCAGAAATTGGGAAAGTTGTAAAAACACAGATTCCTATCGTAGGTGATGCCAAACGTGCTTTGGAAATTCTCCTTGAAGCAGATGGAGTTAAGACACGTCACGATGATTGGACAGAATCAGTTCTTGCTAATAAAGCAAAAGCACCATTTAGCTATGATTTCGATGAAACGATTATCAAACCACAGCATGCTATTGCAGCAATTGGTAAGATAACAAATGGGGATGCTATCGTTGTTACCGACGTTGGTCAACATCAAATGTGGGCAGCACAATTCTACCCATATAAAAATGCACGTCAACTCATTACATCTGGTGGACTAGGAACAATGGGATTTGGAATTCCTGCTGCTATTGGTGCTAAACTAGCTAATCCTGATAAAGAAGTTATCGTCTTTGTTGGTGATGGTGGTTTCCAAATGACTAACCAAGAGTTGGCATTGCTAAATGGTTATGGTGTTCCAATTAAGGTAGTCTTGATTAACAATCATTCACTTGGTATGGTTCGTCAGTGGCAAGAATCATTCTATGATGAACACCGTAGCGAATCAACATTTGATGATGAACCAAATTTCCAATTAATGGCAGAAGCTTACGGCATTGCTCATTATAAGTTTACAGATCCTAACACTTTGGAAGAAGATTTGAAAGTTATTACTGAGAATAAGCCAATGTTAGTTGAGGTTGCGATTTCTAATCGTGAACACGTTTATCCGATGGTTCCAACTGGTAAATCAAATAGTGAGATGTTGGGGGTGAAGTTTAATGCGTAG
- the ilvN gene encoding acetolactate synthase small subunit, with protein MRRMLTAKLQNSTGVLNRFTGVLSRRQVNIESISVGHTMEPNISRITIIIDVENLEEVEQIIKQLNRLIDVLRVRDITDIPHLEREVILVKLTAPTSKRAEILAVVQPFRASVVDVAPKSITIQVTGDADKIEALLRVVKPYGIQNLARTGATGFSRDFS; from the coding sequence ATGCGTAGAATGTTGACAGCTAAGCTTCAAAATTCAACAGGTGTTCTTAACCGTTTTACAGGTGTTCTTTCGCGACGTCAGGTTAATATTGAGTCTATTTCAGTCGGGCATACTATGGAACCAAATATTTCCCGAATTACAATTATCATTGATGTTGAGAATTTGGAAGAAGTTGAACAGATTATTAAACAGTTAAATCGTTTGATTGATGTTTTACGTGTCCGTGATATTACGGATATTCCTCACTTAGAGCGTGAAGTCATTTTGGTTAAGTTAACGGCACCAACAAGCAAACGTGCTGAAATTCTGGCTGTTGTTCAGCCATTTCGTGCTAGTGTTGTTGATGTTGCTCCAAAATCTATTACGATTCAGGTGACAGGTGATGCAGATAAAATTGAAGCGCTTCTTCGTGTAGTAAAACCGTATGGTATTCAAAATCTTGCTCGTACAGGTGCGACAGGATTTTCAAGAGATTTTTCTTGA
- the ilvC gene encoding ketol-acid reductoisomerase: MAVTMEYEKDVKVAALDGKKIAIIGYGSQGHAHAQNLRDSGHDVIIGVRHGKSFDKAKEDGFDTYEVAEATKLADVIMILAPDEIQADLYAKEIAPNLEAGNALGFAHGFNIRFEYIKAPETVDVFMCAPKGPGHLVRRTYTEGFGVPALYAVYQDATGNAKDIAMDWAKGVGAARVGLLETTFKEETEEDLFGEQAVLCGGLTALIEAGFEVLTEAGYAPELAYFEVLHEMKLIVDLIYEGGFKKMRQSISNTAEFGDYVSGPRVITKDVKENMKAVLADIQSGQFAEDFVNDYKSGRPKLEAYRKEAADLEIEKVGSELRKAMPFVGQNDDDAFKIYN, translated from the coding sequence ATGGCAGTAACAATGGAATACGAAAAAGATGTAAAAGTAGCAGCTCTTGATGGTAAAAAAATTGCTATTATTGGTTATGGCTCACAAGGTCATGCCCATGCACAAAACTTACGTGATTCAGGTCATGATGTTATCATTGGTGTTCGCCATGGTAAATCATTTGATAAAGCAAAAGAAGATGGCTTTGATACTTATGAAGTAGCAGAAGCAACTAAACTTGCAGATGTTATCATGATTTTGGCACCAGATGAAATTCAAGCAGACCTTTATGCCAAAGAAATTGCTCCTAACCTTGAAGCTGGTAATGCTCTTGGATTTGCCCATGGTTTCAATATCCGCTTTGAATACATTAAAGCTCCAGAAACTGTAGATGTCTTTATGTGTGCTCCTAAAGGACCTGGTCACCTTGTACGCCGTACTTACACTGAAGGATTTGGTGTGCCAGCACTTTACGCTGTTTACCAAGATGCTACTGGTAATGCCAAAGATATTGCTATGGACTGGGCTAAAGGTGTTGGTGCTGCGCGTGTTGGACTTCTTGAAACAACATTTAAAGAAGAAACTGAAGAAGATCTTTTCGGTGAACAAGCAGTTCTTTGTGGTGGTTTAACTGCCCTTATCGAAGCTGGTTTTGAAGTTCTTACAGAAGCTGGTTATGCTCCTGAATTGGCATACTTTGAAGTTCTTCATGAAATGAAACTTATCGTTGACCTTATTTATGAAGGTGGCTTTAAGAAAATGCGTCAATCAATTTCGAATACAGCTGAATTTGGTGACTATGTATCAGGACCACGTGTTATCACTAAAGACGTTAAAGAAAACATGAAAGCTGTTCTTGCAGATATCCAATCTGGTCAATTTGCAGAAGACTTTGTTAATGACTATAAATCAGGTCGTCCAAAACTTGAAGCTTACCGTAAAGAAGCTGCAGACCTTGAAATCGAAAAAGTAGGTAGTGAACTTCGTAAGGCAATGCCATTTGTTGGACAAAATGATGACGATGCATTCAAAATTTATAATTAA
- the ilvA gene encoding threonine ammonia-lyase IlvA gives MILAKDVVNAYDVLKGVVERTPLDFDRYLSEKYGATVYLKRENMQKVRSFKIRGAYYAIHELSDEEKKRGVVCASAGNHAQGVAFTCHEMKIPATIFMPVTTPQQKIGQVKFFGGPYVTIKLVGDTFDASAQAAQEFTKSEGMTFIDPFDDEAVQAGQGTVAYEIYEQAQEEGVVFDQIYVPVGGGGLISGVATYIKDVAPEIEVVGVEASGARSMRAAFDKGHPVKLEEIDKFADGIAVQKVGDKTFETARKYVDKLVGVDEGLISETLIDMYSKQGIIAEPAGAASIAALEVMKDDIKGKTIVCIISGGNNDINRMQEMEERALIYDGVKHYFVVNFPQRPGALREFVNNILGPNDDITRFEYIKRANKGRGPVLIGITLGDKNDYNDLINRLSAFDSSYINLHGNESLYNLLV, from the coding sequence ATGATTTTAGCTAAGGATGTTGTCAATGCCTATGACGTTTTAAAGGGTGTTGTTGAGCGTACACCGCTTGATTTTGACCGCTATTTGTCAGAAAAATATGGTGCAACAGTTTATTTAAAACGTGAAAATATGCAAAAAGTGCGTTCGTTTAAAATTCGTGGGGCATATTATGCTATCCATGAGTTGTCTGATGAGGAGAAAAAACGTGGTGTGGTTTGTGCTTCTGCTGGAAACCATGCACAAGGTGTTGCTTTTACTTGTCACGAGATGAAAATTCCTGCAACAATTTTTATGCCTGTTACGACGCCGCAACAGAAAATTGGACAAGTTAAATTTTTTGGTGGACCTTACGTCACTATTAAGCTTGTTGGTGATACTTTTGATGCTTCCGCACAAGCTGCACAAGAATTCACTAAGTCGGAAGGGATGACCTTTATTGATCCGTTTGATGACGAAGCTGTTCAAGCTGGTCAAGGAACGGTCGCTTATGAAATCTATGAGCAAGCCCAAGAAGAGGGTGTTGTCTTTGATCAAATTTATGTTCCAGTTGGTGGAGGAGGTTTGATTTCAGGAGTAGCCACTTACATTAAAGATGTGGCACCTGAAATTGAGGTCGTTGGTGTGGAAGCTTCAGGTGCTCGTAGTATGCGTGCTGCCTTTGATAAAGGGCATCCTGTCAAATTAGAAGAAATCGATAAATTTGCAGACGGTATTGCCGTGCAAAAAGTCGGAGATAAAACATTTGAAACAGCTCGCAAGTATGTTGATAAATTGGTCGGTGTGGACGAAGGTTTGATTTCTGAAACATTGATTGATATGTACTCTAAACAAGGGATTATCGCAGAACCTGCTGGAGCAGCGTCAATTGCAGCACTTGAAGTGATGAAAGATGACATCAAAGGAAAAACAATTGTTTGCATCATTTCTGGAGGGAACAATGACATTAATCGTATGCAAGAAATGGAAGAACGTGCACTTATTTATGACGGTGTCAAACACTACTTTGTAGTCAATTTCCCACAACGTCCAGGTGCGTTACGTGAATTTGTAAATAATATTCTTGGACCAAATGATGATATTACGCGTTTTGAGTACATTAAACGCGCCAATAAAGGAAGAGGACCAGTTCTGATTGGTATTACTTTAGGTGATAAAAATGATTACAATGATTTAATTAATCGTTTGTCAGCATTTGACTCATCCTACATCAATTTACATGGGAATGAAAGTCTCTATAATTTACTTGTTTGA
- a CDS encoding SPFH domain-containing protein: MILIVLVIFLMVLLSVVASTLYVVRQQTVVIIERFGKYQTTSGSGIHVRLPFGIDKIAARIQLRLLQSEIVVETKTKDNVFVTLNVATQYRVNEQNVTDAYYKLMRPEAQIKSYIEDALRSSVPKLTLDELFEKKDEIALEVQHQVAEEMSTYGYVIVKTLITKVEPDAEVKQSMNEINAAQRKRVAAQELANADKIKIVTAAEAEAEKDRLHGVGIAQQRKAIVDGLAESIQELKNANVGMTEEQIMSILLTNQYLDTLNTFAAKGNQTLFLPNHPEGIEDIRTQILSSLKAK, translated from the coding sequence ATGATTTTAATTGTTTTAGTTATTTTTCTTATGGTTCTTTTGAGTGTTGTTGCTAGCACACTTTATGTGGTACGTCAACAAACCGTTGTTATTATCGAACGTTTTGGGAAATACCAAACGACATCTGGTAGTGGTATACATGTGCGTCTGCCGTTTGGAATTGATAAAATTGCTGCGCGTATTCAGTTGCGCCTTTTGCAATCTGAAATCGTTGTGGAAACGAAAACTAAGGATAATGTTTTTGTGACTTTGAATGTTGCTACGCAGTACCGTGTTAATGAACAGAATGTTACCGACGCTTATTACAAACTCATGCGCCCAGAAGCTCAAATTAAGTCATACATTGAGGATGCTCTACGTTCATCAGTACCAAAATTGACTTTGGATGAATTATTTGAGAAAAAAGATGAAATTGCACTTGAAGTGCAACATCAAGTGGCTGAAGAAATGTCAACTTATGGTTACGTTATTGTTAAAACATTAATTACTAAAGTTGAACCAGATGCTGAAGTTAAACAATCAATGAATGAAATCAATGCGGCACAGCGTAAACGTGTGGCAGCTCAAGAATTGGCTAATGCTGATAAGATTAAAATCGTCACAGCTGCCGAAGCTGAAGCAGAAAAAGATCGTTTGCATGGTGTTGGTATTGCGCAACAACGTAAAGCTATCGTGGATGGTCTTGCTGAATCAATCCAAGAATTGAAAAATGCTAATGTTGGAATGACAGAAGAACAAATCATGTCTATCCTTTTGACTAACCAATACCTTGATACGCTAAATACCTTTGCAGCTAAGGGGAATCAAACACTTTTCTTGCCAAATCACCCAGAGGGAATCGAAGACATTCGTACCCAAATTTTGTCATCATTAAAGGCAAAATAA
- a CDS encoding putative metal homeostasis protein, with the protein MAEKVDLASAYRRLKSPNIKTRKRALKIIHDYKRFKKAN; encoded by the coding sequence ATGGCTGAAAAAGTCGATTTAGCATCTGCTTATCGTAGATTAAAAAGTCCCAATATAAAAACACGGAAACGTGCGTTGAAAATCATTCATGATTATAAACGCTTCAAAAAAGCAAATTAA
- a CDS encoding VanZ family protein: protein MATLKRSIINIALTLVSFAFSSWFYEYYLMTYTHYISSYGVSFTLALNTIITLILTYFTFILIHLVYTKKITSLTVAVSYFIYFMILIYVILLKNIGIQGYSFNPLSFISDFTSGSRFVPIMNLVMFIPLGFLFRPSKENFILAFFGLLTIETAQYVFHLGIFDLGDVTLNLLSISIGTLLHQTALRKWLSQHITQKIIKFS, encoded by the coding sequence ATGGCAACTTTAAAAAGAAGTATCATCAATATCGCATTAACTCTTGTATCTTTTGCTTTTTCAAGTTGGTTTTATGAATACTATCTGATGACTTATACCCATTACATTTCCTCTTATGGTGTCTCATTTACCCTTGCCTTAAATACTATTATTACACTGATTTTAACTTATTTCACGTTCATTCTAATACACTTAGTTTATACTAAGAAGATTACAAGTTTGACAGTCGCTGTCTCTTACTTCATTTATTTTATGATTTTGATTTACGTGATTTTGCTGAAAAATATCGGTATCCAAGGCTATTCTTTTAATCCATTATCGTTTATTTCTGACTTTACAAGTGGTAGCCGCTTTGTTCCTATTATGAACCTTGTTATGTTTATACCTTTGGGCTTTCTTTTCCGACCTTCCAAAGAAAATTTTATCCTAGCTTTCTTTGGTTTACTGACGATTGAAACAGCCCAATACGTTTTCCACCTTGGTATTTTTGATTTAGGAGATGTCACCCTTAACCTCTTGAGCATTAGTATTGGCACTCTGCTACATCAAACTGCTTTAAGAAAATGGTTAAGTCAACATATCACACAAAAAATAATCAAATTCTCTTAA